From Candidatus Nomurabacteria bacterium, one genomic window encodes:
- a CDS encoding 50S ribosomal protein L23: MALFGKKKETKEEASVEAPKATAPKALATDRDLATVIVGPRITEKSVMMGDNNVYTFTVRRDATKFDVRDAVKALYNVTPMKVNIVNKKPAKRMVGSRNRAKHVKGVKKAYVYLKKGDTINLV, translated from the coding sequence ATGGCTCTCTTTGGAAAGAAAAAAGAAACCAAGGAAGAGGCGTCTGTTGAGGCTCCAAAGGCAACTGCTCCAAAAGCACTTGCAACTGACCGAGACCTCGCGACTGTGATCGTTGGTCCTCGCATCACTGAGAAGTCAGTGATGATGGGTGACAACAATGTGTACACTTTTACGGTTCGCCGTGATGCAACTAAGTTTGATGTACGCGATGCAGTGAAGGCCCTCTACAACGTGACGCCGATGAAGGTAAACATCGTGAACAAAAAGCCAGCCAAGCGCATGGTGGGAAGCCGCAATCGCGCAAAGCATGTAAAGGGAGTAAAGAAGGCGTACGTGTACCTCAAGAAGGGTGACACGATCAACCTTGTCTAA
- the rpsJ gene encoding 30S ribosomal protein S10: protein MADTTAEKAGAINKLRIRVRAYEHKILDASVKQIIDTAQRFDATVVGPIPLPTEIKKYTVNRSTFVHKDAREQFEMRTHKRVIDILNPGPKVVEALTNLSLPSGVNIDVKMMA, encoded by the coding sequence ATGGCAGACACTACAGCTGAAAAAGCCGGTGCTATCAATAAACTCCGCATTCGAGTTCGTGCCTACGAGCACAAGATCCTCGATGCATCAGTGAAGCAGATCATTGACACTGCACAGCGTTTCGACGCTACTGTAGTTGGTCCGATCCCGCTTCCTACGGAGATCAAGAAGTACACGGTGAACCGTTCAACGTTCGTGCACAAGGACGCGCGAGAACAATTCGAGATGCGAACCCACAAGCGTGTGATCGACATCCTCAATCCGGGTCCGAAGGTAGTGGAAGCTCTCACGAACCTCTCACTCCCGAGCGGCGTGAACATTGATGTGAAGATGATGGCGTAA
- the rplD gene encoding 50S ribosomal protein L4, translating into MDAKVFSKDGKETGKVTLPEAVFGVAWNPDLVHEVVVGMQANAREGNAHTKDRSEVRGGGKKPWRQKGTGRARHGSRRSPIWTGGGVTFGPRNEKDHSVKINKKVKAKALASVLTKKLADAEVIFVDSLKMDEPKTKDAKAVFTAIATGSGNEAMARKRKNAAVVVLAERNLATEKSFRNFGNIEVIQAKDVNPVDLLTYKYVVVADAPAAVEVLAGRIAPTTKSK; encoded by the coding sequence ATGGACGCAAAAGTATTTTCTAAAGATGGAAAAGAAACTGGTAAGGTGACCCTTCCAGAAGCAGTGTTCGGGGTTGCTTGGAATCCAGATCTCGTACACGAAGTAGTTGTTGGTATGCAGGCAAATGCCCGCGAAGGCAACGCACACACAAAGGATCGTTCTGAAGTACGCGGTGGTGGTAAGAAGCCATGGCGTCAGAAGGGTACCGGTCGTGCTCGTCACGGTTCACGTCGATCTCCGATCTGGACTGGTGGTGGTGTGACTTTTGGACCACGTAACGAAAAGGATCATTCAGTGAAGATCAACAAGAAGGTAAAGGCCAAGGCGCTTGCGTCTGTCCTCACCAAGAAGTTGGCTGATGCTGAAGTGATCTTCGTTGATTCACTCAAGATGGATGAGCCAAAGACCAAGGATGCAAAGGCAGTATTCACTGCAATTGCAACTGGTTCAGGTAACGAAGCAATGGCGCGAAAGCGCAAGAACGCTGCAGTGGTAGTGCTCGCGGAGCGCAATCTTGCAACTGAAAAAAGTTTCCGAAACTTCGGCAACATCGAAGTCATCCAGGCAAAGGATGTTAACCCAGTTGACCTCCTCACTTACAAGTACGTAGTGGTCGCAGATGCACCAGCTGCAGTCGAAGTACTCGCTGGACGTATCGCACCAACTACTAAGTCAAAGTAG
- a CDS encoding FAD-binding oxidoreductase: protein MHIENAIQEWTQLLGSEAVLTDAPAMSMYRCSTVSEEREVPAVLVPNTCEVISELVVIARRHGVSLYPVSTGNNWGYSDSLPDTDYTVIVDLSKLQNISFDADLGVVTVEPGVTQQQLSEYLEAQQAPYLVPVSGAGPHCSLIGNALERGYGITPYADHWGALTYLKAVLPDGTLYQNALADMGAHQVAKLHKWGLGPYLDGIFSQGAFGIVTEATFLLKRKPEKTIEFLFNVTDDTFESAVAAVQNMLAELEGVVSGVNFMNGRRVLSMIDERLGSTLGPVVVPDEEVAAMLRSKQLTEWSGVGALYGSAEMVRAAKKIVKKHLKPHAKRLVFVTPGMLRLAAAGLAVLPNVQLVREFRNLVASTRLSMQMFQGQPSQVAMPLAYLKNTYKPTRFDLPLDPAEDGSGLAWFTPLLPIKPAAARAYVEIVDRVCKKHGIEPLITLTTISTVLFDSSVPLLYSKDDPDGLQRVRDCYAELASECLKNGSYVYRLGVHSMRAVADSDDHFWDIVAAIQQALDPQQTISPGRYAPLQQSDV from the coding sequence ATGCATATTGAAAACGCCATACAAGAATGGACGCAGCTCTTGGGTTCTGAGGCGGTGCTCACCGACGCACCAGCGATGAGCATGTATCGCTGCTCAACAGTTTCAGAGGAACGTGAGGTGCCAGCGGTGCTGGTGCCCAACACGTGCGAGGTTATTTCAGAGCTGGTTGTCATTGCCCGTCGACATGGAGTCTCGCTGTATCCAGTGAGCACGGGCAATAATTGGGGGTATTCCGATTCGCTTCCCGACACCGACTATACGGTGATCGTTGATCTAAGTAAGCTACAGAATATTTCCTTCGATGCTGATCTTGGAGTAGTTACTGTAGAGCCAGGGGTGACACAACAGCAATTGTCGGAATATCTAGAAGCACAGCAGGCTCCTTACCTCGTACCGGTGTCTGGTGCTGGGCCACATTGCAGCCTGATCGGCAATGCGTTGGAGCGTGGGTATGGCATCACGCCGTACGCCGATCACTGGGGAGCTCTGACGTATCTCAAAGCTGTCTTGCCAGATGGTACTCTGTACCAAAATGCGCTGGCCGATATGGGAGCGCACCAGGTCGCCAAGCTGCATAAGTGGGGTCTGGGTCCGTACCTCGACGGTATCTTTTCCCAAGGGGCGTTCGGGATAGTGACCGAAGCGACCTTCTTATTGAAACGAAAGCCTGAAAAGACCATTGAGTTTTTGTTTAACGTGACCGATGATACCTTTGAGTCAGCCGTGGCTGCGGTACAGAATATGCTGGCTGAACTAGAAGGGGTGGTGAGCGGGGTTAATTTCATGAATGGTCGTCGGGTGCTTTCGATGATCGATGAACGGCTTGGGTCGACCCTCGGTCCTGTAGTGGTGCCTGATGAAGAGGTCGCAGCTATGCTGCGCTCTAAGCAGCTGACCGAGTGGTCTGGGGTCGGGGCGCTCTACGGGAGTGCTGAGATGGTGCGCGCGGCCAAGAAGATTGTCAAGAAGCATTTGAAGCCGCACGCCAAACGGCTCGTGTTTGTCACTCCTGGTATGCTGCGGCTTGCGGCGGCTGGGCTCGCGGTGCTCCCGAATGTGCAGCTTGTGCGTGAATTTCGTAATCTCGTCGCTTCGACCCGATTAAGTATGCAGATGTTTCAAGGGCAGCCGAGTCAGGTGGCGATGCCGCTGGCGTACCTGAAGAATACGTATAAACCTACCCGGTTCGACCTACCGCTTGATCCAGCCGAGGATGGTAGTGGACTGGCTTGGTTTACCCCGCTCTTGCCAATTAAGCCAGCGGCGGCTCGGGCGTACGTAGAAATTGTGGATCGGGTGTGCAAGAAACACGGCATTGAGCCACTTATCACACTCACTACCATTTCTACCGTGCTGTTTGATAGTAGTGTGCCACTCTTGTACAGCAAAGACGATCCTGATGGACTGCAGCGGGTGCGTGATTGTTACGCAGAGCTGGCATCCGAATGCCTTAAAAATGGTTCGTACGTGTATCGGCTTGGAGTACATTCGATGCGTGCCGTCGCAGATTCAGATGATCACTTTTGGGATATTGTTGCCGCCATTCAGCAGGCACTCGATCCACAACAAACAATCTCACCGGGACGATATGCCCCGTTGCAACAATCTGATGTCTAA
- the tuf gene encoding elongation factor Tu, protein MADFDRSKPHINVGTIGHVDHGKTTLTAAILTTLKANEANGYGANVKAVEDIDKAPEEKARGITISLSHSEYETPKRHYAHIDAPGHADYIKNMITGAAQMDGAVLVVAATDGAMPQTREHVLLAKQVGVPKMIVFLNKCDMVDDEEMIMLVEEELREMLTSGGYDGENAPIIQGSALKALEGDADYQAKIIELVDAMDEYFPTPERELDKPFLMPIEDIFSIEGRGTVVTGRVERGKVKVGEEVEIVGIKDTATTTVTGVEMFNKQLDAAQAGDNAGILLRGTKKEDVHRGQVLAAKGSVTPHTEFEAEVYVLSKDEGGRHTPFFSGYKPQFYVRTTDVTGDVTLAEGTEMVMPGDTATFKVKLVQPVALEEQQNFAIREGGKTVGAGVVTKIIA, encoded by the coding sequence ATGGCAGATTTTGATCGTTCAAAGCCGCACATCAACGTAGGTACCATTGGTCACGTAGACCACGGTAAGACTACTTTGACTGCTGCTATTCTTACTACCCTTAAGGCTAATGAAGCTAATGGGTACGGAGCAAACGTAAAGGCTGTTGAGGATATCGACAAGGCCCCAGAAGAAAAGGCTCGAGGTATTACTATCTCACTTTCTCACTCTGAGTACGAGACCCCAAAGCGTCACTACGCGCACATCGACGCGCCAGGTCACGCTGACTACATCAAGAACATGATTACTGGTGCTGCACAGATGGACGGTGCGGTACTCGTAGTAGCTGCTACAGATGGTGCGATGCCACAGACACGTGAGCACGTACTGCTTGCAAAGCAGGTTGGTGTACCAAAGATGATCGTATTCCTCAACAAGTGCGACATGGTCGACGATGAGGAAATGATCATGCTTGTGGAAGAGGAGCTCCGCGAAATGCTTACTTCAGGTGGGTATGATGGTGAAAATGCACCGATCATCCAGGGTTCTGCGCTTAAGGCACTCGAAGGTGATGCTGACTACCAGGCGAAGATCATCGAACTCGTTGACGCGATGGATGAATACTTCCCAACACCAGAACGTGAACTCGACAAGCCATTCCTTATGCCAATTGAGGACATCTTCTCAATTGAAGGACGCGGTACAGTAGTAACTGGTCGTGTAGAACGAGGTAAGGTAAAGGTAGGTGAAGAAGTAGAGATCGTTGGTATCAAGGACACTGCAACTACAACTGTTACTGGTGTTGAAATGTTCAACAAGCAGCTCGACGCTGCACAGGCTGGTGACAACGCTGGTATTCTTCTTCGCGGTACTAAGAAGGAAGATGTACACCGAGGTCAGGTACTCGCTGCAAAGGGTTCTGTAACCCCACACACTGAGTTCGAAGCTGAAGTATACGTCCTTTCAAAGGATGAAGGTGGACGTCACACTCCATTCTTCTCAGGTTATAAGCCACAGTTCTACGTACGTACAACTGACGTAACTGGCGACGTAACTCTCGCAGAAGGAACTGAGATGGTTATGCCAGGCGACACTGCAACCTTCAAGGTAAAGCTCGTACAGCCAGTTGCGCTCGAAGAGCAGCAGAACTTTGCTATCCGTGAGGGTGGTAAGACTGTTGGTGCTGGTGTGGTAACCAAGATCATCGCGTAA
- a CDS encoding PQQ-binding-like beta-propeller repeat protein has protein sequence MKQLIEAEVFVTKERQRIVSAQGTESNWLFDFRRILMRGEVLELLGDVFWERYNSKFPLQLGCLEVAGIPMVTGIACRLHALEHPVNAFFIRKSRKKHGLLNMIEGEIDDTKIILVDDIINSGKSFMRQVEVLESLGKKVDTIFTILQFRDESFYSYFLEKGIAVESLFTLDDFSDSLGLHNLGIREEKRVSTPFTVEWYFKSENPNYFYVVPKSAPAVDDTKLYFGSDSGNFWALNQRDGSVTWKFKVGLHAKGKNIFSSPVVHKGVVYFGAYDGNFYALDTATGKPKWIFMEADWIGSSPAIAPKLGLVFVGLEFGFWKKKGGIVALRVDTGEKVWEYTTPDYVHSSPAYDTKSALVVCGSNNNATYALHAKTGKVVWKFQTEGEVKASFAFYDKKKYVVFASHDSYIYILKVKTGELVKKIKTEFAIYSTPLVYGDRVYVGALDKKLYCIDLNTLEISWEFLTSGRIFASPFEWRGHIYIGSNDARLYELDPVSGNNTAVFQATERITNAATVSSDGKRLLLPTFANEIFCLKRDEL, from the coding sequence TTGAAACAATTGATTGAAGCTGAGGTCTTCGTGACTAAAGAACGGCAGCGAATCGTGTCAGCTCAGGGTACCGAATCAAACTGGCTGTTTGATTTTCGTCGTATTCTCATGCGCGGGGAAGTTTTGGAATTGTTGGGAGATGTGTTTTGGGAACGGTACAATAGCAAGTTTCCACTTCAGCTCGGTTGTCTTGAAGTGGCTGGGATTCCAATGGTGACTGGGATTGCTTGCCGTCTGCATGCGTTAGAGCATCCGGTGAATGCATTTTTCATTCGTAAATCACGAAAGAAGCATGGATTACTTAACATGATCGAAGGAGAGATTGATGACACCAAAATCATATTGGTCGATGACATTATCAACTCTGGCAAGAGCTTCATGCGTCAAGTAGAAGTGCTTGAGTCACTCGGAAAAAAAGTTGATACAATTTTTACGATATTGCAGTTTCGTGATGAAAGCTTCTATAGTTATTTTCTTGAAAAGGGAATTGCCGTCGAGTCTTTGTTCACGTTGGATGATTTTTCCGATTCTCTCGGTTTACACAACCTAGGTATCAGAGAAGAAAAGCGAGTGTCGACGCCGTTTACGGTGGAGTGGTACTTCAAGAGCGAGAACCCAAATTATTTTTACGTGGTACCTAAATCTGCCCCTGCAGTCGATGATACAAAATTATACTTCGGCAGCGACTCAGGTAATTTCTGGGCATTGAACCAGCGTGATGGTTCAGTTACCTGGAAATTCAAAGTTGGCCTACATGCAAAAGGGAAAAATATCTTCTCGTCACCGGTCGTACATAAAGGGGTAGTGTATTTTGGTGCGTACGATGGTAATTTCTACGCCCTCGATACTGCAACAGGAAAGCCAAAATGGATATTTATGGAGGCCGACTGGATTGGTTCTTCGCCGGCAATTGCGCCTAAGCTAGGGTTGGTGTTTGTGGGGCTTGAGTTTGGGTTTTGGAAAAAGAAGGGCGGAATCGTGGCGCTTCGTGTCGATACGGGAGAAAAAGTGTGGGAGTACACAACACCGGACTATGTACATTCTTCTCCCGCGTATGACACAAAGAGTGCTCTGGTAGTTTGCGGTTCGAATAATAATGCTACATATGCTTTGCATGCTAAGACGGGCAAAGTGGTTTGGAAATTTCAGACTGAAGGTGAAGTGAAGGCCTCCTTTGCATTCTATGATAAGAAAAAGTACGTAGTATTTGCCTCCCATGATTCATACATATACATACTGAAAGTGAAGACGGGTGAGTTGGTTAAGAAGATCAAGACTGAATTTGCGATCTATTCGACCCCGTTAGTGTACGGCGATCGTGTGTATGTTGGGGCTCTCGACAAAAAGTTGTATTGTATTGATCTGAATACTCTAGAGATCTCATGGGAGTTTCTGACCAGTGGTCGAATCTTCGCTTCCCCTTTTGAGTGGCGTGGGCACATCTACATTGGCTCGAATGATGCTCGATTGTATGAGCTAGATCCTGTGTCAGGCAACAACACCGCGGTATTCCAAGCGACCGAGCGGATCACCAACGCGGCAACCGTAAGTTCGGACGGCAAAAGATTGTTGTTGCCGACGTTTGCAAACGAGATCTTTTGCTTGAAGCGAGACGAATTGTAG
- the rplC gene encoding 50S ribosomal protein L3 produces MKFIVGTKTGMTQVFDAEGVCRAATVLKVTPATVSQVKTEEKDGYAAVQLAFGEQKDHRVNKATKGHFGASVAGAVEFRPREVYGETIDGVEKGATLDVTVFEPGDDISVSATSKGKGFQGVVKRHGFAGGRRSHGQKHSEREPGSIGATGNNRVLKGTRMAGRMGSDTVTVKGLKVLQVNAAENTLVVSGAVPGRKGTLVEVYGA; encoded by the coding sequence ATGAAATTTATTGTAGGAACTAAGACCGGTATGACACAAGTCTTCGATGCAGAAGGTGTGTGTCGTGCAGCAACCGTTCTCAAGGTTACACCAGCGACTGTGTCACAGGTGAAGACTGAAGAAAAGGATGGCTACGCTGCAGTCCAGCTTGCCTTTGGTGAGCAGAAGGACCACCGTGTCAACAAAGCAACAAAAGGTCACTTCGGCGCGTCAGTTGCTGGTGCTGTCGAGTTTCGTCCACGTGAAGTGTACGGCGAGACGATCGACGGTGTCGAAAAGGGCGCAACGCTCGATGTGACTGTGTTCGAACCAGGTGATGACATCTCAGTCTCTGCTACCTCAAAGGGTAAGGGATTCCAGGGTGTCGTGAAGCGTCATGGCTTTGCTGGTGGTCGCCGATCACACGGTCAGAAGCATTCTGAGCGTGAACCAGGTTCAATCGGAGCAACCGGTAACAATCGCGTTCTCAAGGGAACACGCATGGCCGGACGCATGGGTAGCGATACTGTTACCGTGAAGGGACTTAAGGTCCTTCAAGTTAATGCAGCCGAAAATACCCTCGTGGTGTCAGGTGCTGTACCAGGTCGAAAGGGAACATTAGTAGAGGTCTACGGGGCCTAA
- a CDS encoding DoxX family membrane protein: protein MKHVEKIWAVLRLLFGWTFLWAFTDKVFGLGFATEPGKGWIDGGSPTYGFLQFATKGPFAEFYQSLSGSVVVEWLFMLGLLFVGVTLLLGIMVKLGALAGMALYLSFYTAGFIPPEHNPFIDEHIINAVIMLGLFVTVPSEFLGLGKSWKRQALVRRYRCLV from the coding sequence ATGAAACACGTAGAAAAAATATGGGCAGTGCTTCGACTGTTGTTCGGGTGGACTTTTTTGTGGGCGTTTACCGACAAGGTGTTTGGTCTCGGCTTCGCGACTGAGCCAGGGAAGGGCTGGATCGACGGCGGGTCACCGACGTATGGCTTTCTGCAGTTTGCGACCAAGGGCCCATTCGCTGAATTTTACCAATCACTGTCTGGCAGCGTCGTGGTGGAATGGTTGTTTATGCTCGGCTTGTTGTTTGTTGGTGTTACGTTACTGCTCGGTATTATGGTAAAGCTGGGTGCATTGGCTGGTATGGCCCTGTACCTATCATTCTATACGGCGGGATTTATACCCCCTGAACACAACCCGTTCATCGACGAACACATCATCAATGCCGTCATCATGCTTGGTCTCTTTGTCACCGTGCCGAGTGAATTCTTGGGGCTTGGTAAATCGTGGAAGCGACAAGCTCTAGTACGACGTTACCGCTGTTTGGTGTAG